The following proteins are co-located in the Chryseobacterium daecheongense genome:
- a CDS encoding outer membrane beta-barrel family protein, protein MKTPLLISALFFSGFIFAQQKSDTLKTKNIEGITLKKQVFRKQSDRFIYDVASSPIAKGTNSFNLLKQTPMISSIDGKSLKIMGKSEVVIYINNKKTNMDSESLIEMLKNTPSEDIQKIEVITVPGSEFQVESNEGVINIVMKKKRNNGYNGTLKMQNEQSYYNNPSAGVSFNFRQNKFAVNTNFNTGSWTEREKYRLSNGDSTFKNESFGFNDDPNKNFGGSVNIDYEIDKKQNLSFTYNMRYNKSFNSILDITNIQNGVLKNRTVNDEDAQRRNHSFNLNYEIKTDTLGSKLTSNISYLWFNRDKYSINETFPFVTDKDNKYGAFKQWVPQIINNYAANIDYLKKTKSGDSWLMGVSYNNTKTDNDTRQDIYTANGFVNDYDQTNYFIYKENILGAYITYERKLNEKLSGKIGTRYEMTKSSGEILGKTSFDRNYNNLLPYVNINYAINADNNISYTFSSRIRRPRFWELNPSRTYFTPDNYTQNNPFVLASKHYNQEINYMFKNAFYANLSFNYVEDASNQVPLQGTVTKPEKDKNGQIILDENGNPKMVTTKFLRYIRTNYGNNKQLGLTLGMNKSWIKEIWTTNYSVNLAYVMYSGTVSEDPTSVQIPGQTEVLAPYIVDVKNFNFSAQFNNTIRLSAKKDWFLGINYFFASKSKMEIGEMGIRQSLDLSVKKIMGNWTFVAELYDVFNQNFNKINGVQPNGSYNNVTNFGYPRILNIGVTYNFGNQKLQKAREIKSANDAVKSRT, encoded by the coding sequence ATGAAAACGCCACTTCTCATTTCAGCTTTATTTTTCAGCGGATTTATTTTTGCCCAACAAAAATCTGATACTTTAAAAACTAAAAATATAGAGGGTATAACTTTAAAGAAACAGGTCTTCAGAAAACAAAGCGACCGTTTTATTTATGATGTTGCATCATCCCCTATTGCGAAAGGAACCAACTCTTTCAATCTGCTAAAACAAACTCCTATGATTTCCAGCATTGACGGAAAATCGTTAAAAATTATGGGAAAGTCAGAGGTTGTTATCTACATCAATAATAAAAAGACCAACATGGATTCTGAATCATTAATTGAAATGCTAAAAAATACGCCTTCAGAGGATATTCAGAAAATTGAGGTAATTACAGTCCCTGGCAGTGAATTTCAGGTTGAATCCAACGAGGGAGTTATCAATATTGTGATGAAAAAGAAGAGGAATAATGGTTATAATGGAACTTTGAAAATGCAAAATGAACAAAGTTATTATAACAATCCTTCAGCCGGAGTTTCTTTTAATTTCAGACAGAATAAATTTGCTGTAAATACCAATTTCAATACAGGAAGCTGGACAGAAAGAGAAAAATACAGGTTGTCAAACGGAGATTCCACCTTTAAAAATGAATCTTTTGGATTTAATGATGATCCAAACAAAAATTTTGGAGGAAGCGTAAATATTGATTATGAAATCGATAAAAAACAGAACCTCAGCTTCACTTATAATATGAGGTATAATAAGAGCTTTAACTCAATCTTAGATATCACAAATATTCAGAACGGAGTTTTAAAAAACAGAACCGTAAATGATGAAGACGCACAAAGAAGAAACCATTCTTTCAATTTAAATTATGAAATAAAAACGGATACATTAGGTAGTAAACTAACTTCCAATATTTCATATTTGTGGTTCAACAGGGATAAATACAGTATTAACGAAACCTTTCCATTTGTAACTGACAAGGATAACAAATATGGAGCGTTTAAACAATGGGTTCCCCAGATCATCAATAATTATGCTGCTAATATCGACTACCTTAAAAAAACAAAATCTGGAGATTCATGGTTGATGGGAGTAAGCTATAACAATACGAAAACAGATAACGATACAAGACAGGATATTTATACTGCTAATGGTTTTGTAAATGACTACGATCAAACAAATTATTTTATTTACAAGGAAAACATCTTAGGAGCATACATCACTTATGAAAGGAAATTAAACGAAAAATTGTCCGGTAAAATAGGAACCCGCTATGAAATGACTAAGAGCAGCGGAGAGATTCTGGGAAAAACCAGCTTCGACAGAAATTATAACAACCTGTTGCCGTATGTTAATATCAACTATGCAATTAATGCAGATAATAACATAAGCTACACTTTCTCAAGCCGGATCAGAAGACCAAGATTCTGGGAACTGAATCCATCAAGAACTTACTTTACACCGGATAATTATACTCAGAATAATCCTTTTGTATTAGCTTCTAAACACTACAATCAGGAAATTAACTATATGTTTAAGAATGCATTTTACGCAAATTTAAGCTTTAACTATGTAGAGGATGCTTCGAATCAGGTGCCATTACAAGGAACAGTCACCAAACCGGAAAAGGACAAAAATGGTCAGATCATTCTGGATGAAAATGGAAATCCTAAAATGGTTACGACTAAATTCCTAAGATATATCAGAACGAATTATGGAAATAACAAACAGCTGGGTCTCACTCTCGGAATGAATAAATCATGGATCAAAGAAATCTGGACAACCAATTACTCTGTTAATTTAGCTTATGTAATGTATTCAGGGACAGTAAGTGAAGATCCAACATCTGTTCAAATACCAGGACAAACAGAAGTTCTTGCCCCGTATATCGTTGATGTGAAAAATTTCAATTTTTCAGCACAGTTTAATAATACCATCCGCTTATCTGCCAAAAAAGACTGGTTCCTGGGAATCAATTATTTCTTTGCAAGCAAAAGTAAAATGGAAATCGGAGAAATGGGTATCAGACAAAGTCTCGACCTGAGTGTCAAAAAGATCATGGGTAACTGGACTTTTGTAGCAGAATTATATGATGTGTTTAATCAGAACTTCAATAAAATCAACGGTGTCCAGCCTAATGGTAGCTATAATAATGTGACCAATTTTGGTTATCCAAGAATATTGAATATCGGGGTCACTTATAACTTCGGAAACCAGAAACTGCAAAAAGCAAGGGAAATAAAATCAGCAAATGATGCTGTAAAATCAAGAACTTAA
- a CDS encoding discoidin domain-containing protein, translated as MQKYFFMMLVLLGASLKAQQKTFCNPINIDYGYTPFESFSQQGKHRATADPVIVNFKNKLFLFSTNQEGYWYSDDMLDWKFVQRKFLRDKKYIHDLNAPAVWAMKDTLYVFGSTWEQDFPIWKSTNPTKDDWKIAVDTLKVGAWDPAFHYDEDKNKLYLYWGSSNEWPLLGTEVKVKTLQSEGFVKPILRLKPEDHGWERFGEYNDNVFLQPFVEGAWMTKHNNKYYMQYGAPATEFSGYSDGVYVSKNPLEGFEYQQHNPFSYKPGGFARGAGHGATFEDNYKNWWHVSTIFISTKNNFERRLGIWPAGFDKDDVMYCDTSYGDYPTYLPQYAQGKDFSKGLFAGWMLLNYNKPVQVSSTLGGYHSNYAVDEDIKTYWSAKTGNSGEWFQTDLGEVSTINAIQINYADQDVEFLGKTLGKMHQYKIYGSNDGKKWTVIVDKSKNTKDVPHDYVELEKPAKARFLKMENLKMPTGKFALSGFRVFGKGAGQKPPKVQNFVPLRADAKKYGERRSIWMKWQQNQDADGYVIYWGKSPDKLYGSIMVYGKNEYFFTGADRTDAYYFQIEAFNANGISERTEVMKSE; from the coding sequence ATGCAGAAGTACTTTTTTATGATGCTTGTTTTGTTGGGAGCAAGTCTGAAAGCCCAGCAAAAAACATTTTGTAATCCCATTAATATCGACTACGGATATACGCCTTTTGAATCTTTTTCCCAACAGGGAAAACACCGGGCGACTGCTGATCCGGTTATCGTAAACTTTAAAAACAAACTTTTTTTGTTTTCCACAAACCAAGAAGGTTATTGGTATAGTGATGATATGCTTGACTGGAAATTTGTACAAAGAAAATTTTTACGGGATAAGAAATATATTCATGATCTAAACGCACCTGCAGTTTGGGCCATGAAAGATACTTTATATGTTTTCGGCTCGACCTGGGAACAGGACTTTCCGATCTGGAAAAGTACAAATCCCACGAAAGATGATTGGAAAATTGCTGTAGATACTTTAAAAGTCGGAGCCTGGGATCCTGCCTTTCATTATGACGAAGACAAAAATAAACTCTACCTGTATTGGGGTTCAAGTAATGAATGGCCCTTGCTTGGAACAGAAGTAAAAGTAAAGACATTACAATCTGAAGGATTTGTAAAACCTATATTGCGATTAAAGCCGGAGGATCATGGCTGGGAACGTTTTGGAGAGTATAATGATAATGTATTTTTACAGCCTTTTGTTGAGGGTGCATGGATGACGAAACATAATAACAAATATTATATGCAGTACGGAGCTCCAGCTACTGAATTCAGTGGATATTCTGATGGAGTGTATGTGAGTAAAAACCCTTTAGAAGGTTTCGAATATCAACAGCATAATCCCTTTTCATACAAACCAGGTGGTTTTGCAAGAGGTGCCGGACATGGAGCAACCTTCGAAGACAATTATAAAAACTGGTGGCATGTTTCAACAATTTTTATTTCCACAAAAAATAATTTTGAGAGAAGACTGGGGATCTGGCCTGCAGGTTTCGATAAAGATGATGTAATGTATTGTGATACATCCTATGGAGATTACCCTACTTATCTTCCACAATATGCGCAGGGAAAAGATTTCTCCAAAGGTCTTTTTGCAGGTTGGATGCTGTTGAATTATAATAAGCCTGTCCAGGTTTCTTCGACATTAGGAGGATATCATTCAAACTATGCTGTTGATGAAGATATAAAGACCTACTGGAGTGCTAAAACAGGTAATTCTGGTGAGTGGTTTCAGACGGATCTTGGCGAAGTTTCCACGATCAATGCAATTCAGATCAATTATGCTGATCAGGACGTGGAATTCTTAGGGAAAACTTTAGGGAAGATGCATCAATACAAAATCTATGGATCCAATGATGGGAAAAAATGGACTGTTATTGTGGATAAAAGTAAAAACACAAAGGATGTTCCTCACGATTATGTGGAGCTGGAAAAACCGGCAAAAGCAAGATTCCTTAAAATGGAAAACCTTAAAATGCCTACCGGAAAATTTGCATTAAGTGGCTTCAGGGTATTTGGAAAAGGAGCGGGACAAAAACCTCCAAAAGTTCAGAACTTTGTTCCTTTGCGGGCTGATGCAAAGAAATATGGAGAAAGACGAAGTATCTGGATGAAATGGCAGCAAAACCAGGATGCCGATGGGTATGTAATATATTGGGGTAAGTCGCCGGATAAATTATACGGAAGCATCATGGTATATGGAAAGAATGAGTATTTCTTTACTGGAGCAGACAGAACGGATGCGTATTATTTTCAGATAGAAGCTTTCAACGCTAATGGAATCTCGGAAAGAACAGAAGTAATGAAATCAGAATAA
- a CDS encoding TonB-dependent receptor yields the protein MKTPLLIAALFFSGLALAQEKKSDSVKTKNIEGVTLTKQIFKKQSDRFVYDVAASPVAKGNTTFDLLKQTPLLSTTDDKTLKIAGKNNVLIYINGRKTNMDSESLVQFLKNTPAENIQKIEVITVPGSEYQVESSDGIINIVLKKKMSDGLNGNMRMSNSQNKYNASSASFSANYRKDKLGISANLNGGENIQPQSYILRNGTDQLKNESVGDIDDPNKNIGGYLNIDYQLTEKSNLALSWNSWANRSYNSTIDLFNTLTQPNSLGVVETTHTWTKNREDSRNYNNSVNLNYELKLDSLGSKFNANAAYLIYKRFQFSKNNTMIPDENGNGYSRPGKTITQNTPQVIKNFSGTVDYIQKFKNDFTLSLGGNFNKTKTDNDTKNFTYQFIDKDGNYNNNPQPAPDFNHFIYDENIYGVYLTLEKKFSDKFSGKVGARYEITNSLGTADSPTNIIESQKHQRIERNYNNFLPYLSFNYAINDKNNISYSFSSRMRRPSFWELNPIRNYITEFNYTQNNPFVKASSTYNQELTYMYKNSYFLILNHSYFKDQITQVPLQGFIKSADGKIGTQNVLRYIRTNFGDKQEMSAMVGIQKNFFKQYLTLNFNAGVQHNINNGSLAEDPTTGDTFVDKDGKPLVYTNTVKSTSIVITSNNTIRLDKKKTWFLGVNYFFIDKQQIELGMLKNLMSLDLSIKKNWNDWTFALNVNDVLRTNIVEIEDYQPNGNYNYIRNDQYRRGMTLSITYNFGNQKIKKVRDIESASDDIKNRTR from the coding sequence ATGAAAACGCCACTACTCATCGCAGCCTTATTTTTCAGCGGATTAGCACTCGCCCAGGAAAAAAAATCAGATTCGGTAAAAACCAAAAATATCGAAGGAGTTACTCTAACAAAACAGATTTTTAAAAAGCAGAGCGACCGCTTTGTATATGATGTAGCTGCTTCACCAGTTGCTAAAGGAAATACAACATTTGATCTTTTGAAGCAAACACCACTGCTATCAACTACAGATGATAAAACATTAAAAATAGCAGGAAAGAATAATGTACTGATCTATATCAACGGACGAAAAACCAATATGGACTCTGAGTCTCTGGTGCAGTTCCTTAAAAATACTCCTGCAGAAAATATCCAGAAAATTGAAGTCATTACGGTTCCCGGAAGTGAATACCAGGTAGAATCTTCTGATGGAATCATCAATATCGTTTTAAAGAAAAAAATGAGCGACGGATTGAATGGGAATATGAGAATGTCCAATAGCCAAAATAAATACAATGCAAGTTCAGCCAGTTTTTCTGCTAATTACAGAAAAGATAAATTAGGAATCAGTGCTAATCTCAACGGGGGAGAAAATATTCAACCTCAATCTTATATTCTGCGAAATGGTACAGATCAGCTAAAAAATGAATCGGTAGGAGATATTGATGATCCAAATAAAAATATTGGTGGCTATCTGAATATTGATTATCAACTGACCGAAAAAAGTAATCTGGCATTATCATGGAATTCCTGGGCTAACAGAAGTTACAACTCCACGATCGATTTATTTAATACCTTAACGCAACCAAACTCGTTGGGTGTGGTAGAAACAACGCATACATGGACTAAAAACAGAGAAGATTCCAGAAACTACAATAACTCTGTGAATTTAAACTATGAGCTAAAACTGGACTCCCTTGGAAGTAAATTTAATGCAAATGCCGCATATCTTATTTACAAAAGGTTTCAGTTTTCAAAAAATAACACCATGATTCCGGATGAAAACGGTAACGGTTATTCCAGACCAGGAAAAACAATCACACAAAATACTCCGCAGGTCATTAAGAATTTTTCAGGTACTGTAGATTATATTCAGAAATTTAAGAACGACTTTACCCTCTCTTTAGGTGGAAATTTCAATAAAACCAAAACTGATAATGATACAAAGAACTTTACATATCAGTTTATAGATAAGGATGGTAATTATAACAACAATCCACAGCCAGCACCGGATTTCAACCATTTTATATATGATGAAAATATCTATGGAGTGTATCTCACTCTTGAAAAAAAGTTTTCAGATAAATTTTCAGGAAAGGTTGGTGCCCGATATGAAATTACAAACAGCCTGGGAACAGCAGATAGTCCTACCAATATAATAGAAAGCCAAAAACATCAGAGAATTGAGAGAAATTATAATAATTTCCTGCCGTACCTCAGCTTCAATTATGCTATCAATGATAAGAATAATATTTCCTATTCATTTTCAAGCAGAATGAGAAGACCAAGCTTCTGGGAATTAAACCCGATAAGAAATTACATTACAGAGTTTAACTACACACAAAACAATCCCTTTGTAAAAGCTTCATCAACATACAATCAGGAATTGACTTACATGTATAAAAACTCTTATTTCCTGATTTTAAACCACTCTTATTTTAAAGATCAGATCACACAGGTTCCTTTACAAGGCTTTATAAAATCTGCGGATGGAAAAATAGGCACTCAAAATGTACTGCGTTACATCAGAACAAATTTTGGAGACAAGCAGGAAATGTCTGCCATGGTAGGAATTCAGAAAAATTTCTTTAAACAATACTTGACCCTGAATTTTAATGCCGGTGTTCAGCACAATATCAACAATGGTTCTTTGGCTGAAGATCCAACTACAGGAGACACTTTTGTTGATAAGGACGGAAAGCCATTGGTTTATACTAATACTGTAAAATCGACAAGCATTGTAATCACGAGTAATAACACCATTCGTCTAGATAAGAAAAAAACCTGGTTTTTAGGAGTTAATTATTTCTTTATTGACAAACAACAAATAGAGCTTGGAATGCTGAAAAACCTGATGAGTCTTGATTTAAGTATAAAGAAAAACTGGAACGACTGGACCTTTGCTCTTAATGTGAATGATGTTCTAAGAACCAATATCGTAGAAATAGAAGATTATCAGCCAAACGGAAATTATAATTACATCAGAAATGATCAGTACAGAAGAGGAATGACTTTAAGCATCACTTACAATTTCGGAAATCAAAAAATAAAAAAGGTAAGGGATATTGAAAGCGCCTCAGATGATATTAAAAACAGAACCCGATAA